In the Pseudomonas sp. ADAK2 genome, one interval contains:
- a CDS encoding tetratricopeptide repeat protein, whose amino-acid sequence MSSLFRKVRVVFILFFMLGNSLAWAAQDSDALSEWKVIKEFDVELISNLNRQKLLVLDGGDSSGRILALVAEKDGKQSIISKAPFALPNIKNDYSPASFDGFDVSVVHGAEKLVSITGVQGEDTLYNYAPSKSGDIVNLATKEDGNAESNFNIQFQYDALLKKVVVTKVLLVNSNSECDRSVMSVYALPLNKLMSVPFEQFDGAKAFEYLKKLRLDVNAAQINSEKLFSVSVISNFEKALAAFKVGDKEKLKELVGAMLAEGGSSDSCAPDSYIVEKYYYPRMAGWSNDVGFLFSEAGYYAEAIELLKMVVSGAPDRAVAYLNLADAYWGASFKELSAENYKKYSALMQQSGRSTKIPKRVGERS is encoded by the coding sequence GTGAGTAGTCTATTTAGAAAAGTTAGAGTCGTGTTCATTTTGTTTTTTATGCTCGGCAATTCGTTGGCGTGGGCTGCCCAGGATTCAGATGCGCTTTCAGAATGGAAGGTGATAAAAGAGTTTGATGTCGAGTTGATTTCAAATTTAAATCGGCAAAAACTGTTGGTTTTGGATGGAGGTGACAGTTCTGGCAGAATTTTGGCTCTTGTTGCTGAAAAGGATGGAAAGCAATCCATTATAAGCAAAGCTCCCTTTGCGCTGCCAAATATAAAAAATGATTACTCTCCAGCAAGTTTCGACGGGTTCGACGTTTCTGTGGTCCACGGTGCAGAAAAATTAGTTAGTATTACAGGTGTGCAGGGGGAGGATACACTTTATAATTATGCGCCTTCCAAGTCTGGCGATATAGTTAATTTAGCTACAAAGGAAGATGGTAATGCTGAGTCTAATTTTAATATACAGTTTCAATATGATGCATTGTTGAAAAAAGTTGTGGTGACTAAAGTTCTTTTGGTCAATAGTAATAGTGAGTGTGACAGGTCAGTAATGAGCGTTTATGCGCTACCTTTAAATAAATTGATGTCTGTACCATTTGAGCAGTTCGATGGCGCTAAAGCGTTTGAATATCTAAAAAAATTGCGTTTGGATGTTAATGCCGCACAAATTAATAGTGAAAAACTATTTTCAGTCTCCGTGATATCAAACTTTGAAAAGGCGTTAGCAGCATTTAAGGTTGGAGATAAAGAAAAGCTTAAAGAGTTAGTGGGAGCTATGTTGGCTGAAGGTGGTTCAAGTGATAGTTGTGCTCCGGATTCTTATATAGTGGAAAAATATTACTACCCACGCATGGCGGGGTGGTCGAACGATGTTGGCTTCTTATTTTCTGAGGCTGGTTATTATGCTGAAGCAATTGAGTTATTAAAAATGGTTGTTTCGGGAGCTCCAGATAGAGCGGTCGCGTATTTGAATTTAGCAGATGCCTACTGGGGAGCAAGTTTTAAAGAACTCTCTGCGGAAAATTACAAAAAATACAGTGCCTTGATGCAGCAATCTGGAAGATCTACGAAGATCCCGAAAAGGGTTGGAGAGCGGAGCTGA
- a CDS encoding lysozyme inhibitor LprI family protein produces MAKNQLPEQIIGRMAMKSLLLFVYLVCPVFVFASENICGGVASTLEFNLCVKQEKNSADSKLNVSYKRLIARVNAQYQRDAELGAKFLVKLKASQLAWLKMRDTNCAIEAFEYDEAMPAYEVTVNICVAKMSLDRSNYLDGTFPDNYNTP; encoded by the coding sequence TTGGCAAAGAACCAATTGCCTGAACAAATCATCGGCAGGATGGCTATGAAATCGCTTTTGTTATTTGTTTACTTGGTTTGTCCAGTCTTTGTTTTTGCAAGTGAAAATATTTGTGGCGGTGTTGCATCAACTTTGGAATTTAATTTATGTGTTAAACAGGAAAAGAATTCTGCTGATTCGAAGCTGAATGTAAGCTACAAACGGCTTATAGCTAGGGTGAACGCTCAATATCAAAGAGATGCTGAGCTGGGAGCGAAATTTTTGGTTAAGTTGAAAGCTTCGCAATTGGCTTGGTTGAAGATGCGGGACACTAATTGCGCTATAGAAGCTTTTGAGTATGATGAGGCGATGCCAGCTTATGAGGTGACAGTGAACATCTGCGTCGCCAAAATGAGTCTCGATCGATCTAATTATTTAGATGGTACCTTTCCAGATAACTACAACACCCCTTAG
- a CDS encoding tetratricopeptide repeat protein: MRSDKYVLSCECNCTSQENTFWLINQSDDSSVVLVDASQILTPAEFEKNKAGVSDIFGLVPYCSISSESQGELVRLRKIPSAPQPYCYVVDDSGMPNSCDTADCKTKKELVQRLELSIKTEALIEFKNATARLYLDEKHFRGFPKRSFVERYIKLNGYSKSDQQLYNDIAYYWQQAGFNEDSIWLLEKVISNSPERAVAYLNLADAYWGRDEKRIALGHYKKYSELMELSGKKQKIPKRVKERSEELESVSANAAPSALKVSPSLPAAMVAAIELENHMSAQELRLIPNGSVSWKGSVVGAVAYEDSKGSCSIYTYQGGVLGEVFSNVPCKFKGPPKLKSDRKAALPDVVYELEVFLPNRGAMVNHIVALYFDAEKNAFCSSSELADWYLSKGKNMMPDLQDGTCEVGAG; this comes from the coding sequence ATGCGTTCTGATAAGTATGTGCTCAGTTGCGAATGTAACTGTACATCGCAAGAAAATACCTTTTGGCTTATCAACCAGTCTGACGACTCGTCTGTTGTCCTGGTTGATGCGAGTCAAATATTAACTCCTGCAGAGTTTGAAAAAAACAAGGCAGGAGTGTCAGATATCTTTGGCTTGGTACCTTATTGTTCAATATCGTCAGAGTCTCAAGGGGAGCTGGTTAGATTGCGCAAAATACCAAGTGCCCCTCAACCTTATTGTTACGTGGTTGATGATTCAGGGATGCCGAATTCGTGCGACACCGCTGACTGTAAAACAAAAAAAGAACTCGTTCAGCGACTTGAGTTAAGTATCAAAACTGAAGCGTTAATCGAGTTTAAGAACGCTACGGCTCGACTTTATCTTGATGAAAAGCATTTTCGCGGCTTCCCCAAGCGCTCATTTGTTGAGCGTTATATAAAGCTCAATGGTTATTCTAAGTCTGATCAGCAGCTTTACAATGATATTGCTTACTACTGGCAGCAAGCTGGGTTTAACGAGGATTCTATTTGGTTACTTGAAAAAGTGATCTCTAATAGTCCTGAGCGTGCAGTTGCGTATCTCAATCTGGCTGACGCCTATTGGGGCCGAGATGAAAAGCGGATTGCGTTGGGACATTACAAGAAATACTCGGAATTAATGGAGTTGTCGGGCAAGAAGCAAAAAATCCCGAAGCGCGTTAAGGAACGAAGCGAGGAGTTGGAGAGTGTGTCCGCTAACGCCGCGCCTTCCGCTCTGAAAGTATCACCCTCATTGCCCGCTGCCATGGTCGCCGCCATCGAATTGGAAAATCATATGTCGGCGCAGGAGCTTCGCCTGATACCAAACGGTTCGGTGAGTTGGAAGGGGAGTGTTGTCGGGGCGGTGGCGTATGAAGACTCGAAAGGTAGTTGTTCGATTTATACCTATCAGGGCGGTGTTCTGGGCGAGGTGTTTTCGAACGTGCCCTGCAAGTTTAAAGGCCCGCCGAAGCTGAAATCCGACAGGAAAGCTGCGCTGCCGGATGTTGTGTACGAGTTGGAGGTTTTCCTGCCCAACCGTGGCGCGATGGTGAACCACATCGTGGCGCTGTATTTCGATGCTGAGAAAAACGCTTTTTGCTCAAGCAGCGAGCTAGCTGATTGGTATCTGTCGAAGGGGAAAAACATGATGCCTGATCTTCAGGATGGTACGTGTGAGGTTGGGGCTGGCTGA
- a CDS encoding DUF6124 family protein produces MIKPTPNPPDDLSTSPYESHDSRKLHEAAERALDYHLGPKPDAKPKTRPRKGALFNVSPELHTETLLANASEDLLSISAIAADLADDVEGSRRSVALALSRLADGVHLLVERALDQIDSPDPEGHRAAA; encoded by the coding sequence ATGATCAAGCCAACACCGAATCCCCCAGACGACTTATCCACATCCCCCTACGAATCCCACGATTCCAGAAAACTCCACGAAGCCGCCGAACGCGCCCTCGACTACCACCTCGGCCCGAAACCCGACGCGAAACCCAAAACCAGGCCCCGCAAAGGTGCCCTGTTCAACGTCAGCCCCGAACTCCACACCGAAACCCTCCTGGCCAACGCGTCCGAAGACCTGCTGTCCATCAGCGCCATCGCTGCAGACCTGGCGGATGACGTGGAAGGCTCACGCCGCTCGGTAGCCTTGGCGTTGAGCCGACTGGCGGACGGAGTGCATTTGTTGGTGGAGCGAGCGCTGGATCAAATTGATTCGCCAGATCCTGAGGGACATCGGGCCGCCGCGTAG
- a CDS encoding cell division protein yields the protein MPVPSNTLRQALVAWLSAAALVHLLVSIVLTWVGPSGWLDVYLQNVDYAFWTDLPPRAAREQQLWWLAVFGATLQSYSLYMLGLVRIGNRLKSPMAWGWLIAGIVLWAPQDMWFSLTAQLWVNLWIDGFALLTLLPPLIWLYRHDRRTASSNTPPSDTDHA from the coding sequence ATGCCAGTCCCCTCAAATACCCTTCGCCAAGCCCTGGTTGCTTGGCTATCCGCCGCCGCGCTGGTGCATCTGCTGGTCAGTATCGTGCTGACCTGGGTCGGCCCTTCGGGATGGCTCGACGTCTACCTGCAAAACGTCGACTACGCCTTCTGGACGGACCTGCCACCGCGCGCTGCCCGCGAGCAGCAACTGTGGTGGCTCGCCGTGTTCGGCGCCACGCTGCAAAGCTATTCGCTCTACATGCTCGGTCTCGTGCGCATCGGCAATCGCCTGAAAAGTCCCATGGCCTGGGGCTGGTTGATCGCCGGCATTGTGCTGTGGGCGCCGCAAGACATGTGGTTCTCCCTGACGGCGCAGCTGTGGGTGAACCTGTGGATCGACGGCTTCGCGCTACTGACTTTATTGCCGCCGCTGATCTGGCTCTATCGCCACGACCGCCGCACCGCCTCTTCAAACACCCCACCGAGTGACACTGACCATGCCTGA
- a CDS encoding TIGR01777 family oxidoreductase: protein MPDFSLLDWAVALLIAQAILGALDTIYHHELTVALPYRHSARLELSIHALRSCFYGVLFLGMAHLAFQGTWAIVIALLFALEICLTLWDFVVEDRSRKLPAIERIMHTVLAVNGGAFFALYGVQLAQWASLPTGLTAIDFGWRGWLLTLFAIGVTASGIRDGLAALRMQREGKPSNPFAGGTYKRVLVTGGTGFIGEVLVNQLLDAGHTVSVLARDPLKAAYLFDGRARCVRSLSKLGYNETFDVVINLAGAPVAGPRWSEKRQAQLIASRVNTTEALMTWLKNAKHKPALWVQASAIGFYGVRDASESLDEGASKGDGFMAELCAQWEAAAQPATEFGVRQVVLRLGVVFGPGGALLPLLIPFRLGFGGRMGDGQQIMSWVHRDDVIQVIARAFEDDSLSGTYNLVAPDAVSQAVFASRVGKALKRPVWFHIPAAPVRVLAGEMAQLFFDGQRVVPSRLTEAGYTFRYPTLDAALRDLT from the coding sequence ATGCCTGATTTTTCTCTTCTGGATTGGGCGGTAGCGCTGCTGATTGCCCAGGCGATTCTGGGTGCACTGGATACGATCTATCACCACGAACTGACCGTCGCGCTGCCGTATCGGCACAGTGCGCGGCTGGAGTTGTCGATCCATGCGCTGCGCTCGTGTTTCTACGGGGTTCTGTTCCTGGGCATGGCGCATCTGGCGTTCCAGGGCACGTGGGCGATTGTGATTGCGCTGCTGTTTGCCCTGGAAATTTGCCTGACGCTGTGGGATTTCGTGGTCGAGGACCGCAGCCGCAAACTGCCGGCCATCGAGCGGATCATGCACACCGTGCTGGCGGTGAATGGCGGGGCGTTTTTTGCGCTGTACGGCGTGCAACTGGCGCAGTGGGCGAGCCTGCCGACAGGGCTGACCGCGATTGATTTCGGCTGGCGTGGTTGGTTGTTGACGTTGTTTGCGATTGGCGTGACGGCTTCGGGGATTCGCGATGGTTTGGCGGCGTTGCGCATGCAGCGCGAAGGCAAACCGTCGAACCCGTTCGCGGGTGGCACTTACAAGCGCGTGCTGGTGACCGGTGGCACCGGGTTTATCGGCGAAGTGCTGGTCAATCAACTGCTCGACGCAGGTCATACGGTCAGTGTGTTGGCGCGCGATCCGTTGAAAGCGGCGTACCTGTTTGATGGTCGCGCCCGGTGCGTGCGTTCGCTGAGCAAACTCGGCTACAACGAGACGTTCGACGTGGTGATCAACCTCGCGGGCGCGCCGGTTGCCGGGCCGCGCTGGAGTGAGAAACGCCAGGCGCAATTGATCGCCAGTCGAGTCAATACCACCGAAGCGCTGATGACCTGGCTGAAGAACGCCAAGCATAAACCAGCGCTGTGGGTGCAGGCCTCGGCCATCGGTTTCTACGGCGTGCGCGATGCCAGCGAAAGCCTGGATGAAGGCGCGAGCAAGGGCGACGGTTTCATGGCCGAGTTATGCGCCCAGTGGGAAGCCGCCGCGCAACCGGCTACCGAGTTCGGCGTGCGTCAGGTAGTGCTGCGTTTGGGTGTGGTGTTCGGCCCGGGCGGCGCGTTGTTGCCGTTGCTGATTCCGTTTCGCCTGGGTTTCGGCGGGCGTATGGGCGATGGGCAGCAGATCATGAGTTGGGTGCATCGCGACGATGTGATTCAAGTGATCGCCCGTGCTTTCGAAGACGACAGTTTGAGCGGCACGTACAACCTGGTGGCGCCGGATGCGGTGAGTCAGGCCGTGTTTGCCAGCCGCGTCGGTAAAGCCCTGAAGCGCCCGGTGTGGTTCCACATTCCCGCCGCGCCCGTACGCGTACTGGCCGGCGAGATGGCGCAGTTGTTTTTCGATGGGCAACGGGTGGTGCCGAGCCGATTGACCGAGGCCGGCTACACCTTCCGTTACCCGACCCTCGACGCTGCCCTGCGCGACCTGACCTGA
- a CDS encoding alpha/beta fold hydrolase produces the protein MSKPVMYLLAGNGSAAEWWDDALPHLQRYHVVPLELPGFGNNPRAPCEDLTAYAQALLAMTVEGSAIMAVGVNALLVLHALQRQPGHFCRSVLLAPVGAFLWQRRLPALMSPLPIRKTIHWLLSNKPAVFAHKFSNQTWTPAQYQRMGAGYARCRAFVPHWDLVRADTALPLLEWITDPVELVWGDQDNVLGIAQAAAWSAILARADLTICLKTGWGHYPWIDAPAEFAAWLESGECGFVAHTKGGRLRLAELAGQAVPPALSLNDCDDPRLPAFLASQPEATWAVRSSSYGEDQADAANAGLSTTFLREPTSNVPARIAELSTAGVEEVVVQRFITPKVSGIGFVRHLSVELEWVEGHLESLADGQVSPERAIISRLGDSWSSDTFKPSHGLTADLLWRFLQGVLRVFHYVPGDVEWAWDGQQLWLLQYRPISDYGWRRHLTAANIAEILPPQPSVFVEYAQRRAAASIPAIMARWDSRVLQDNEPFTAVFGGASYINNDLFLARLADWGISASSYAGEVGGATPHLPWRPLRMLRSLPLFLRMQRIARGHLLKLEQRLRRFDDELSGLIAQGADGQQLADWFTRFYVFVVQGNLCIATSLASSGGDLLGRPPTAYDDLENSPHRLPWETDPATPRPAPTDLPLQAFPQWSGLIRVAHSTGLPGLRGYYLQVREWYRDNLMRVFFRLHHAMPMADRMHWFAPHPDIRSRDGSFWQDGREGAEQATGFMIYPGQVQGILGDDILLEDTLDPGRHAHYQAARAVIARMGGRLSHGSTLLRELRKPSAVLPQVDVAWLGCEVLYRDGELTLVK, from the coding sequence ATGAGCAAGCCTGTGATGTACCTGCTGGCCGGCAACGGTAGCGCCGCCGAATGGTGGGATGACGCGCTGCCGCACCTTCAGCGCTACCACGTGGTGCCGCTGGAACTGCCGGGGTTCGGCAACAATCCACGGGCGCCGTGCGAAGACCTTACGGCGTACGCTCAAGCGTTGCTGGCGATGACGGTTGAAGGCAGCGCGATCATGGCGGTCGGGGTCAATGCGCTGCTGGTGTTGCACGCGCTGCAACGTCAGCCGGGGCACTTTTGCCGCAGCGTGTTGCTGGCGCCGGTCGGCGCATTTTTGTGGCAGCGACGGTTGCCGGCGTTGATGTCGCCGCTGCCGATTCGCAAGACCATTCACTGGTTGCTGTCCAACAAACCCGCCGTGTTCGCGCACAAGTTCTCCAACCAGACCTGGACGCCCGCGCAGTACCAGCGCATGGGCGCCGGATACGCACGCTGCCGCGCGTTTGTGCCGCACTGGGACCTGGTGCGCGCCGACACGGCGTTGCCGCTGTTGGAGTGGATCACCGACCCGGTCGAGCTGGTGTGGGGCGATCAGGACAACGTGCTCGGCATCGCGCAAGCTGCCGCGTGGTCGGCGATTCTGGCTCGCGCAGATCTGACGATCTGCCTGAAAACCGGCTGGGGCCATTACCCGTGGATCGACGCGCCGGCCGAGTTCGCCGCGTGGCTGGAATCGGGTGAATGCGGATTCGTCGCGCACACCAAGGGCGGTCGCTTGCGTCTGGCCGAATTGGCCGGGCAAGCGGTGCCGCCGGCGCTGTCGCTCAACGATTGCGATGATCCGCGTTTGCCGGCGTTTCTTGCCAGCCAGCCGGAGGCCACTTGGGCTGTGCGCTCTTCCAGTTACGGCGAGGATCAGGCCGATGCGGCGAATGCCGGGTTGAGCACCACGTTCCTGCGCGAACCGACGTCCAACGTGCCGGCGCGCATTGCCGAATTAAGCACGGCGGGCGTGGAAGAAGTGGTGGTGCAGCGCTTCATCACGCCCAAGGTGTCCGGGATCGGGTTTGTGCGGCATCTGTCGGTGGAACTGGAGTGGGTTGAAGGTCATCTCGAGTCGTTGGCCGACGGTCAGGTCAGCCCCGAGCGCGCGATCATTTCCCGCCTCGGCGATTCGTGGAGCAGTGACACGTTCAAGCCCTCCCATGGCCTGACGGCGGATCTGTTGTGGCGCTTTCTGCAAGGCGTGTTGCGGGTCTTTCACTATGTGCCCGGCGACGTCGAATGGGCTTGGGATGGCCAGCAACTCTGGTTGCTGCAATACCGGCCGATCAGCGATTACGGCTGGCGTCGGCACCTGACCGCCGCCAACATCGCCGAGATTCTGCCGCCACAACCGAGTGTTTTTGTGGAGTACGCGCAGCGACGTGCGGCGGCGAGTATTCCGGCGATCATGGCGCGTTGGGATTCGCGGGTGCTGCAGGATAACGAGCCGTTTACCGCGGTGTTTGGCGGCGCTTCGTACATCAATAACGACCTGTTTCTCGCGCGGCTGGCCGACTGGGGCATTTCCGCCAGCAGCTATGCCGGTGAAGTCGGCGGCGCGACACCGCACTTGCCGTGGCGACCGCTGCGAATGCTGCGTTCGTTGCCGTTGTTCCTGCGCATGCAGCGCATCGCGCGCGGGCATTTGCTGAAGTTGGAACAGCGCTTGCGCCGCTTCGACGACGAACTGTCCGGACTGATCGCCCAAGGCGCTGACGGCCAACAACTGGCCGACTGGTTCACCCGGTTCTATGTGTTCGTGGTTCAAGGCAACCTATGCATCGCCACCTCGCTGGCCAGCAGCGGCGGCGATCTGCTGGGCCGGCCGCCGACAGCGTATGACGACCTTGAAAACAGCCCGCATCGACTGCCCTGGGAAACTGATCCCGCCACGCCACGCCCGGCGCCGACCGATCTGCCGTTGCAAGCCTTCCCGCAATGGTCGGGGCTTATTCGTGTAGCCCATTCGACCGGACTGCCGGGGCTGCGCGGTTACTACCTGCAAGTGCGCGAGTGGTATCGCGACAACCTGATGCGGGTGTTCTTCCGCCTGCATCACGCCATGCCGATGGCGGATCGAATGCATTGGTTCGCGCCGCATCCAGACATTCGCAGCCGCGACGGCAGCTTCTGGCAGGACGGGCGCGAAGGCGCCGAACAGGCGACGGGTTTCATGATTTATCCGGGGCAGGTACAAGGCATTCTCGGCGACGACATTTTGCTCGAAGACACCCTGGACCCCGGCCGCCACGCGCACTACCAGGCGGCGCGAGCGGTGATTGCGCGCATGGGCGGGCGCTTGTCCCACGGCTCGACCTTGTTGCGTGAACTGCGCAAACCTTCGGCGGTGTTGCCTCAAGTCGACGTGGCGTGGCTGGGGTGTGAGGTGTTGTATCGCGATGGTGAGCTGACGTTGGTGAAGTGA
- a CDS encoding tetratricopeptide repeat protein, whose product MKRYSLVAGLKRGCLVWLALVMSSAAFAAESGAVQCPSANFAEFVTAFTANVDTQPAFVASPVIELSVVSTGSKPRVVQRQVPTLAPRSLTELSADYIAKSGLSLQVQLPNYVFVRDRKGEVLKVFTFKFGDCWKLVRVEDWSLEKVLSEQQGELRAAPGARALKRGALYDKLTNESGYPADVQLYVSSLDSYLDGAAQGNDQAAYAAASVSLSGQAPRLDNSKILELYTQGSRTLAQASHALSGFYCDEGEYGDPRPCADPAKSLAALKRSAAQGAPYALNDLGSAFQRGTLGIQDSQRALACYLAAANMGQEDSRTHAEQLSAQGIQVDPAKPCLMPEPVEQAQALACPSQDFSVFLADFMESTASQKAFTRVPMKKLITVDAEPEPQQVSTLLDRSELVFPLILEAKAREMQGLTLEIVDKSDTSATVKLQKPDTGYQVIYRFSFEGCWGLDEVQDFSI is encoded by the coding sequence ATGAAAAGGTATTCTCTAGTGGCGGGTTTGAAGCGTGGGTGCCTGGTGTGGTTGGCGCTGGTGATGTCGTCGGCGGCGTTCGCGGCGGAGTCGGGTGCGGTGCAATGCCCCAGCGCCAATTTTGCGGAGTTCGTCACCGCGTTTACGGCGAATGTGGACACGCAGCCAGCCTTTGTCGCTTCGCCGGTAATAGAGCTGTCGGTGGTCTCCACCGGGTCGAAACCCCGGGTGGTGCAACGGCAGGTGCCGACGCTGGCGCCGCGATCGTTGACCGAGCTGTCGGCGGATTACATCGCGAAATCCGGGCTGAGTTTGCAGGTTCAGTTGCCCAACTATGTGTTCGTCCGCGACCGCAAAGGCGAAGTGCTGAAGGTCTTCACGTTCAAGTTCGGCGACTGCTGGAAATTGGTGCGGGTCGAAGACTGGTCGCTGGAAAAGGTGCTGTCCGAGCAACAAGGGGAACTGCGCGCTGCGCCGGGTGCCCGCGCCCTCAAGCGAGGGGCGCTGTATGACAAGCTGACGAACGAGTCGGGGTATCCGGCCGATGTGCAATTGTATGTTTCGTCCCTGGACAGTTACCTGGACGGTGCCGCCCAAGGTAACGACCAGGCTGCTTATGCGGCCGCGTCGGTCAGCCTCTCGGGACAGGCGCCGCGCCTGGACAACAGCAAAATTCTCGAGCTTTATACGCAAGGTTCCCGAACGCTCGCCCAGGCCAGCCATGCGCTGTCCGGGTTTTATTGCGACGAAGGCGAGTACGGCGACCCGCGCCCTTGCGCCGACCCGGCCAAATCCCTGGCGGCGCTGAAAAGGTCTGCCGCGCAAGGTGCGCCCTATGCGCTCAACGACCTTGGCAGTGCCTTTCAGCGTGGCACCCTGGGCATTCAGGATTCGCAACGGGCACTGGCCTGTTACTTGGCGGCGGCCAACATGGGGCAGGAAGATTCACGCACCCACGCAGAGCAGTTGAGCGCTCAAGGCATACAGGTTGACCCGGCCAAGCCCTGCCTGATGCCGGAACCGGTCGAGCAAGCCCAGGCGTTGGCTTGCCCTTCGCAGGATTTCTCAGTGTTTTTAGCCGACTTCATGGAAAGCACGGCCAGTCAAAAAGCCTTCACCCGTGTCCCGATGAAGAAGCTGATTACGGTGGATGCAGAGCCCGAGCCGCAGCAGGTCAGCACGTTGCTGGATCGCAGTGAACTGGTATTTCCGCTGATCCTCGAGGCGAAGGCGCGCGAGATGCAAGGGCTGACGCTAGAGATCGTGGACAAGAGCGACACGTCGGCGACGGTGAAACTGCAAAAGCCGGATACGGGTTATCAGGTGATTTACCGGTTCAGTTTTGAGGGGTGTTGGGGACTGGATGAAGTGCAGGATTTTTCGATTTGA
- a CDS encoding tetratricopeptide repeat protein, whose amino-acid sequence MKLFTLKISMFLMVLLSFGAGAAESVFSHATRCEPYGKAPGSCSLALDADGYILDASSGKRLFDDAEYTGAMFTNSLYRFGRQYILDSENYSSAKSRRWVVFSYDGKEVVLNHLYIFSQDISMQSGPYWHGYDCRAVSAKLGAQAGRGLLDSATEALCKDVEASVVTVADQTPASSKAGSLAVSVPVYSDGQRNGAATYVFEGTDEPELLKLACDSGCALPLKETASQSTGKVTQPSSNSPTVIKQQQASLLGDASRQNVSVLSGDVGADFRRLQITPEHGAGNDILLDTTKALPLIKSQYSSAMSDIFSVHIINNPAGVLKVIDLQGDTVSVKQSSAEAGNALVLVSSEEDNAVYNFNLVFRYNKNSRQFELKNVLQVVNNESCDHSLVSVEEVPKSLIGEMSLASFDGRKLFEQLSELRIQAGGDYKKLMMTDVAEQLDKALALYRKGQTGAVLEVMGSFLMYDNAGQCDPDNYIAQKYDFPQLPGWSNDVGFLLGETGYYQESIELLDAVIARNPTRTVAYLNLADSYWGLKNKALAAQAYKKYAALMTDAGKALKIPARVAERSSGVVE is encoded by the coding sequence GTGAAGCTGTTTACCTTGAAGATTTCAATGTTCTTGATGGTGTTATTGAGCTTTGGCGCGGGTGCTGCTGAGTCGGTTTTCTCGCACGCAACCCGCTGTGAGCCTTATGGCAAGGCGCCCGGCAGTTGTTCATTGGCCCTGGACGCTGACGGCTACATCTTAGATGCCAGCTCAGGAAAGCGACTGTTCGACGACGCGGAATATACCGGCGCGATGTTTACCAACTCGCTGTATCGATTCGGCAGGCAGTACATTCTGGACAGTGAGAATTACTCTTCCGCTAAATCTCGCCGTTGGGTGGTCTTCAGTTATGACGGCAAAGAAGTCGTCCTGAACCATCTCTATATTTTTTCCCAGGATATCTCGATGCAATCGGGCCCTTACTGGCATGGCTATGACTGCCGTGCGGTCAGCGCGAAGTTGGGCGCGCAGGCGGGGCGGGGACTCTTGGATTCGGCCACCGAAGCCCTTTGCAAAGACGTTGAAGCTAGCGTGGTAACGGTTGCGGATCAAACTCCGGCCTCTTCGAAGGCCGGTTCGCTGGCGGTCAGTGTGCCGGTGTACAGCGACGGACAACGCAATGGCGCGGCAACTTATGTGTTCGAGGGGACGGACGAGCCTGAGCTTTTGAAGTTGGCGTGTGATTCCGGCTGCGCGCTGCCCTTGAAAGAAACGGCTTCGCAAAGTACGGGCAAGGTCACGCAACCCAGTTCCAACTCGCCAACAGTGATCAAACAGCAACAGGCCAGTTTATTGGGTGACGCATCCCGTCAAAACGTATCTGTGCTGTCCGGTGATGTCGGGGCAGACTTCCGCCGCCTGCAGATCACACCTGAACACGGCGCCGGCAACGACATCCTGCTGGATACCACCAAAGCATTGCCGTTGATCAAGAGCCAATACTCCTCGGCCATGAGTGACATCTTCAGCGTCCACATCATCAACAACCCGGCTGGCGTGCTGAAGGTCATCGATCTGCAAGGTGACACCGTGTCGGTCAAGCAGTCCTCTGCCGAAGCCGGGAACGCCCTTGTACTGGTCAGCAGCGAAGAAGATAACGCCGTTTATAACTTCAACCTGGTGTTTCGCTACAACAAAAACTCCAGGCAGTTCGAGCTGAAAAACGTATTGCAGGTGGTCAACAACGAGTCCTGTGATCACTCGCTTGTCAGTGTTGAAGAAGTCCCCAAAAGCCTGATCGGAGAAATGTCTTTGGCATCTTTCGATGGCCGCAAGCTGTTTGAGCAGTTGTCTGAGTTGCGCATTCAAGCGGGCGGCGATTACAAAAAATTGATGATGACGGACGTCGCGGAACAGCTCGACAAGGCGTTGGCGCTGTATCGAAAAGGGCAGACCGGAGCGGTCTTGGAGGTGATGGGAAGCTTCCTGATGTACGACAACGCAGGTCAATGCGATCCGGACAACTACATCGCGCAAAAGTATGACTTTCCTCAGTTACCCGGCTGGTCTAACGACGTGGGGTTTCTATTGGGTGAAACAGGTTATTACCAAGAGTCCATCGAGTTGCTGGACGCCGTGATTGCCCGAAATCCCACGCGTACCGTGGCTTATCTGAACCTCGCGGACAGTTACTGGGGCCTGAAGAATAAAGCGCTGGCGGCGCAGGCTTACAAGAAATACGCCGCGTTGATGACCGACGCGGGCAAGGCGTTAAAGATTCCTGCGCGGGTGGCTGAGCGTAGCAGTGGAGTGGTGGAATGA